The genomic window TTGCTCATTGCTTACGTCTTTATTTCATGATCTTCTTGTACTTTTTATATAAACAAGtaagttgcttttctctttgctATTCCTGTCATTTAGTTGTGTGCTGGTAAACCAAGTTACAAAAAAACCAAGAACCCTCATTTGTAGCACCAGACAATATCTGCAGCATAAGTATTTCCACTGTAATTCATTTCTAGCTACCAACTGACctgcttgcaaaattcctgaatgTTTAACTAGTGGTTTCCATAAGCCTATACAAACTAGCTCCAGCAGACCACTGCCACATTTTGTGTTTAGGTTTAGAAAGATCTTCTTCATAACAAGGtcaaataaatatgtgtgtatgtgttcttctcaaagataattttttagtcattttaatttttattatccaAGTAatgtttactgaagaaaaaatcaggaaatataaataaataaaaacaaaaatttcaaatcaatTATAGTCTCATCCTATAGAGACACACCAATATCATTTTCATAGCAACTATGCAGACTTTTTCCTATGTACGTGAACATGCTTTAGGCTCTTGACTCCTGCTACCAAATTGCTGTTCAGAAAGTTTGCACaatttacacacacacccctcagatGACATTGGACCATGTATTCTGTTTTGTAATCTGTTTTTATTCGTCTATACTACATcataaatatcttttcatatcaGTAAATATCCACCTACAACTTTGTTATTattggctgaataatgttccattttacttataatgtatttttaaaatattttaattaacaatgTATTCAACCAATTGGCTATTGTTGGGTGTTGAAGTTGTTTCCAaacattgtattattattataaacaacTCTGCAGTAAGCAGCTTGTTCATACATTTCCTTAGGATGTATATGagcaattatttccttaggatatatTCCATGAAGTAGACTTTCTGAACCAATGGATGTATATCCATACCATTATTCTCCGCCTTTTCTTCTATTACTATGAATGCTATGTCTATTTTTACGATTGTTTAATCCAAATATAGGACAGATTTTTAGGCTGTTAATCTGCCATATAATTCCAGAGCCCACCAACAATTTTAGTTTCCCTTTCCATCTGTTGATTCTATGGATTATGGAATAGGGTGCTGACTGGAACTTTTCCTATGACTTGGGTCCAAAACCAAAGCCTAGTGTTACTTACTCCACATTCTAAAGAGAGCTGCCAACAGATGGGGCTAAGCCGTCCCATCAGGGCATTCTAAAAAGCAGTTGAACCAAATAGTGCCTCCTCACCATCACCCCATCCTCACATTTCCCAGATACACAAGAAttcaggggagggcagagagcaccAGCAGCACTGAGATATTGGTGTTTATGATATAACGCTGCACACTCTTCTCCAGTGGGAGAGGTGGCATCCTCTCCTTCCCAAGCCAAGTGCAATGGGTTTGCTGGTAGAATCACTCATGGAGACTAGACAGGAAGactagttctctctctcttcaggtGGATGGTTGCTTTGATGCACAAATGTGCAGGACACCCCTGAACTTCCCGCCAAGGACATTCCCTTTCTGAGCAGCCTTAGAGAACATTACCCATGCCCTGGGGAGTTCAGGTGTGTAAGGAAACAGAGGGACTGGTATCTACTTTCCTGGAGATTTCTGTTGGAGTAAACCTTGCCAACAAGCAATCAGAGACTGTGGTGGCACATCCCTGGGAATGGCGGTGTGCCTCCATGTCAGCTTGCCTTGGTCCTCAGACTCAGAAGAGGCACAGGAGGACTTCATTCATtcttgtgattccatataaaggAGAATGGAGGCCAGAGAAGACAAGAGTATGTGGAACAGAGCTAACTGGCCAGCCTGAGCCCTTGAATGGCTTTGTGGAGTAGAGTCAGCTACCTATCCTGGACTTCCTAACTATATTTGACaaattatttaagaaagaataaatttctatgtTATTTGAGCTCTACGTTTGGGGTCTCCCTGTCCTGCAGTTCAGCCTGTACCTTAATAGACACAGTCACAGAATCAAACATCTGCCTTTCTGCCCCTCATTCCTGGTCTCCACATCAGAAAGCTAGACCTGGGAGAGGGCGGACCAGGAAGCATGCATCTCAGGTAGACCACGCCCTCCTCACTGTACACACGCGAAGACTGAGCTGTAAGCCTAGCTTATACGTGGGGAACAGAGAAGAGCTTTAGATGGAATTGGAGATTGAAGATTTTAAGCTAGATTCCATTACTAATACCTCAAAAGGACCAAAGAGATCTGAAATCTGCTCACAATATCACtaaggggtgggagaaggggagaattTTAGAATCCAGTTCATATTTAGACTTGACTCTGTTGAAATTCCTTATAAACTGTAATTAAAAACCCCCAGAAAGGTCCTTTGGCTTTAAAAATCCCTTCAGGTCCCTTTCACTGCCTGAAATGTATTCTCATTCCTTTCTAATCAAACCAATCTCCAGAAACCAAGACAGAAATTGACCTCCTCCTTTCCCAGTATTGTGTTTTGCATTCTTACTCTCGTTAGCATTCATTCTCTCCTATATCCCTGAGTCCAGTCGTGGAGTCACTGTCTTTCCCCTGCTCTCATACTCATCCAACCCCTTCTTTTTGCCAATCTCTCCCTTTTTTAGACTTCCAGAATgtcagaactgtgaggaatacATTCCTGTTGTCCAAGCCGCCCAGCCTGTGGTGCTTTGTTCTGGCAGCACTGTTGGACCGATACACCACTCTTCTCGATAACCGTCATGCGACAGGCAACCTCACCCCGTCTCCTTGACTCCCATTCTCACCCTCACCGTGACAGCAGGTCATGATAGGAGCTCGACTTTTCTTCTAACTAACTGCAAGGGGAGGTCATTagaaggttttaagcagggggCCCTGTCACTTTGGGCCATCCAAGCCAACCTCTCACCTTCTGAATTCCCCAGATGGGAAGCActttgtccattcattcaacaaatatttaccaagcaccTGTATTTGCAAAGCATTATTTACTGATCTCTATGTTCACAATACCCACCTCACTCTCAAAACTCTAGGGGACATTCATCCAGCTCTTCTGAGAGCTCTCACACCAAACACTGTCTGCTGCACTGGACCTGAGCGTTCCCGTTACTCTGCAAGCTTCCAGGCTGGGAGTGGGATAACAGGCTACTCTTCTAAGCCTAGAGTCCCTCTTCTTAGGCTTTGAAGGAAATCCAAAGCATTCTCCCCATAGGTCTAGAACCTCCCCTTAAAGACTCTCTAGTCACCCTTTTGAATCCAGCCTTCTGGAGATGGGTAATATGAGCTGAGAGATACTGGCCTCTTTCTGCTATTTTTTAGTAAGTCCAGCCTGGCTGTGCCTAGTATCTCAGTTTAAAATGTGGTGGTATTTACTACCTTTTGGCAGCTTTGAGGCGTCGCCAAAAGTCTAACACAACCAGAAAACTCCTATTCCATAACCAGTTACAAATAAATTTGGCTCTGAGTTTCCTCGGCAAGCAGGTAAATCATGTCTTTGGCCTCAACAGCCTATGACTAAGGCTAtctttcccattatatatataaactattatGCCATGCGTCCCCACTGGTTAATTGCATATTTGTGTAGCAAGGTCAAACATGTCATAAACGACTACTCAGAtgtgaaaaaaaagtctttattttctataACTGCTCTAATTTTTTCCCAAGTCCCAAAATTGAGTAGGATGACAGAACCCATCCAGAGGCAAGTGAGGATCCACAGAACAGCCCAAGCACCATTGCATACAGTTCTGAGGTAGACCCTTTCCTTGCTGCCATGAGGTCCCATAAACTGCTCACACAAAATCCAtttgggaaaggagaagagaaaaggaaggtcCTTGAATGACTGAGCATTTACTCAGAAGAGACTGCTTCAATTTGAAATGGAATGGTTCAACCAGAAGAGACTGAGCTCCCTGTAACTGGCAAGTCTGAGCACCACCTCAGCCCTCAGCCTGGTTTAATTTTTAGGTCTTCCATGAATGCATGGAGATAACGGAGTCATCatctgaaaataacttaaaaccACCATGTTCATCAGAATCCAAGTTAATGAGAGTTTCTTAAGTtgaattttctgggttttttttttcattaagttgGTACATCATCATTTTTGGTGATCAGTGTTAATTTCATATTAAAAGCAGCTCTAATATTAGCCCAAAAAAGTCCACGTTTGCTCTTCTCCTTGGGCCATTCTAAGTAAGTCCGCTGTGCCATGAGAGCCCTCAGCTTGTGATACTTGCCAGGAATGCTGTTCTGTGGAATGGGTTCTAGCAAGATCAGGATTAAGTTATTGGATCCTTCATGGAAGAGGTTGTGGTGGGCGAAGTAGAGTTCATAATGGCACCACTCACTCTGAACAAAGTTGGGAGACAAAACAAAGATGGACTTGTAACTTTTCTCAATACAGTTTATGATATTTTCCACGATGCTCTTGCCGGGAACAAAATTCCTCTCATGAAGACAaatctttatatcttctttttctaggCAAGGTACCAGTTCATTCTTCACCCAGGCAGAATCATGTTCACTGTATGAAATAAAAGCATGGAACTGGAGAGTTCTTTGGAGTTCTGCTAAGGGTACATTCCTAGCCCTGTGCCGGGTCTGGGTCCACTGACACAGCATCCTGAGATACCAGGGAAGATCCAAGTAGATACAGAGGACGGTCACGGTAACAGCCACCAGCAGCCCAGTGACCCCAATGGTGACAATCAGCAGAGCTGTGTTGCAGGATAATTGAGATACGTGGAAGTCCTTTAGTGGGGTTCCCTTATAGCTTTCTGGATAGTCACACTTATAAGAATCAGGCCAGTCCTCTACCACTTCACTTGGTACTTGGCCTATACCCTGGATAAAGTCTCTTAGCTCACATGTACATTGGAATGGATTGTTCCCTGCTTTTAGGGACCTAATCTTCTGGCAGCTCTGGAAGAAATCAGCTGATGGGTTggaaattgaattatagtcaatgATCAGTACAGAAAGGCTGCTAAAGGTACCACATCCAGGAAGGTGGactaaaaaattgaaagcaacatTGAGCTCTTGCAAAGCTTCTAGACTGGTGACATCTTTAGGGATGCTCCTTATTCTGTTATTGTGAAGATCAAGAACCTTGACCCTGGGAGGTAAACATCTGAAAACAGAGTCAGAAAGTATATTTGAAGACAAATCTAACACCACTATACTCCCAACCCAAATGCAGTTTCCATCATGTCTATCATATTCCAAAGAATTCCAGCTAACATCCAGTATTTCCAAAGATAGCATATCCTTAGTCATGAGACCTACTTTGAAAAGgtcttttaatttattcttttgtaagATAAGTGTCTCCAATCTAGCTAAAGTGTTGcaattttgaaaaacactatCTGTGAAAACATTCTgagtaaagtttaaaaacttaaatgtgcTTGGTACTTGCGGACAAAGCATATGTACAAAAAATGTGTCTGATATGGTTAACATCATAATGTTCATCTCAGAAAACACTGTGTATAATGCTgtctgtgaaaaaagaaaaactctgttTATAACATGTTCCATTTTCAATGCTTTCAATGTTGTTTTTTGATAAGTAAAGTCTTCTTCATCAATGCTTTCAACTATTGTCAAATTGTAAATATTGAGATATTCTATTGGTTTGGgccaaaggaattgaaaagctCTAATCAAACATTTCCAAGTTGTTTCTATGTGGTTGAGGGTAAAGTTCAGTAAGTTTGGCCCTCTAGTGAGTTCTGtcaaaaatttaagtaaaacttGACAGTTGTCATCATTCAATTTAATATTAGTCAGTTGTAAGCACCTTAAACTATTAACTGATATGTTCACTTGGACAGAGAAGAAGTTATTTGGGTGAAAAACAAGGTGAAGTTCCTCTGTATTCAGAATTTGAAgactttctttctcattttctttcacatAATAACCTTCCAAGTCCAGAAGGATGCAACTTAGATGCAAGTGAGCAATTGGCAGTAGATCTAATTGTTGGAACTTCGTAGCACTTAATCCCAAGAAATTCAGTTGAGTCAAGTTGCCAAATTCCTTGCAGATGGGCAGGGCATCAAAGTCATTGAATGAGAGGTCTAAATGCTTGAGACTCATGATGGGATGGCAGGACACCTTCTGCAAGCGATTGTGAGATAAATCCAAATATTCCAAATCCTGGTTGAACTTGAAAATACTAACATCAAGGCACTGAATTCTATTACGAGAAAGTCTCAAAACTTTCAGCCCTGAGAGAAAGCTGACGTCAGAGAGGTGAAGCTCTGATATGTTGTTTTGAGACAAATCTAAGACTTTGGTTTCTGGTGGCAGGTCTTTTGGAACATGAGTAAGGCCTAGTTTTGACATGTCTACCACAAATTCGCTTTCATCAGAGAACTGGATTATGGTTACAAATATTAAAGTCATgatgtaaacaaaatgaaagcttCTGACAGTAGAGTCTTTGTCTTTGGTCATGGTGTTGAAGTGGCCATCCCTCAAAGGGTTGCTGCTGTACTTCAGAACATCTTGATATGCATCCAAATTCTAGAAACATAATACACGTTAAGATGTGTAAAGATTGGATGATTGCTCTCAAACCTCGACTTACTAAACACAAAGTCTCAGTGAGTTCATCATTCACTACCCGAATCATTTCTGTCCCCATCATttaatgtgttcttttttccAGTTATACCAGTTGCTTGTGCCAGAAAAGGCAATAGAGATCTTGTTATCAAAGAACTGTGGTTGTGTGTTCTAACCTGGCTGGTGGCTCTCTGAGGGATCCACTCAGGACCTTGCCTTTGTTTCACCCAACTCAGAACTTCCTCAGGGCTGGACCAGCCTCCTGGGCAGTGTTTCAAAAACCTTTAAAGGCATATATACCAGTCACAGCTACTTGGAACAAAAGATCACAAATGGGGCAGGCAACAGACAACCAAAAagccagagaaggaagaggctgggaaaggaggaaaatgggAGAAGGGCTTTGGAAAGCTCTGTATACCAGACAACCTAGAAGGTCACGCACATGCCCAGGGCTGGAGGCATGCTCACAGAAGACCTGAGCAAATCCCAGGCTTTTGCCTCTAGTTGATTTTTAGGCTCTGTGCAAGCAGAAAGGAGAGGCTAAGGCAGAGTTGTAAACAGTCTGGAGAAGCACAGAGTCAGTCTGTAAAGatcagaaattttgttttttctttcattttattttcttctccagatGTTTAAGAAaatctctgccaaaaaaaaatgcgacaatgaatatatgtatgtttatgtataactgaaaaattgtgctctacactggaaatggacacaacattgtaaaatgactataactcaataaaaaatgttaaaaaaaagaaaatctctgctGAATCACTAGCTGACAACTaagccaatggaacagaattcaaTGGTCACACATAAGAAGGAATACAGTCTTTATAAATATAGTTTCAAAAcatcactaaacaaacaaacagccatAACCCATAGCAAGCAGCAACAACAAATGCTGGGAGAGAAGCGTATCTGAGTTACCACACTCTGATGTTTCCAGAGTCACCCCATTATCATATTCAAAATGTCTGCTTTACTCAAAAGAACTATGAGGcatgcaaagaaataagaaagtattttctattcatagagaaaaagaataaaaagaacaaagagaactGACAACACCCAACTTCAAGTCTTacataaagctacagtaattaagacagtgtggtgttgGTGTAAGAATGGACAGATAGATAGCTCAAAAATCGACCCACATAAGTATAGTCAACTGACctctgacaaaggagcaaagtCAATTTGGTGAAGAAAGGATAGTccttttaacaaatggtgctggaacaactagacGTTCCACATGCAATAAAACTGAAGgtctaactcaaaatggatcacagatctaaatgtaaaatacaaaactatgaaacttctaGAGGCTGgtacaggagaaaatctaggtgactgtgaatttggcaatgacttttttgacacaacatcaaaagcacaatccatggaagaaaaaattgttacactggacttcattaaaattaaaattttctgctttgcaaaagatacacttagaaaaatgaaaagacaagccacagactgggagaaaatatttgcagaacacATGTCTGATGAAGaatttgtatccaaaatatagaaagaactcagatacaaactactatatacagaatagataaacaaggtcctactgtatatcacagggaagtatattcaatagcttataaaaacctgtaatgaaaatgtgtatgtgtgtgtgtatatgtatgtatgtatatatatgtattaaactgaatcaccagaaaccaacacaacattgtaaatcaactatatgtcagtaaaaaaaatgaagaactcgaactcaataagaaaataaacaacacaatttttaaatgggcaaaagatctgaacagatgtcttgccaaagaagatatacaaatggtaaATGAGGGCATGAAAAGATAACTTGATACCATATgtcatcagagaattgcaaattaaagcaacaatgaaAAACCACTACATACCTGTCCAAACAATCCTGGCCAATCATGAAACCACATCAAATGTTGCTGAGGGTATGGAACAACAGGGACTCTTATTGCTGAAATTTAAAATGGTACAGATACTTTAGAAGATAgtctgacagtttcttacaaagccaAACATAgtcttatcatatgatccaacaatcacACTCCTAATTGTTTatccaaatgaattaaaaatctatgttcacacaaaaacctgcacatggatgtttatagaagttttatttattactgCCAAAAACTGAAAGCAACAAGATATTCTTCAATAGGTAAaaagataaactgtggtatatccatacaatggaatattattcagcaataagaagtgagctatcaagccacaaaaagtcATAGAGGAACCAAAATGCAGattgctaagtaaaataagccaatctgaaaaggctaccaACCATATGATTGCAACTctgtaacattctggaaaaggcaaaactaaagagacaataaaaagatcagtggttgcagggggctgggggagagagggatgaatagacagagtacagaggatttttagggcagtgaaactatttcaTATGATATTGTAATGGCGGATATAAGAccttatgcatttgtcaaaacccatagaactgtacaacacaaagaCTGAATCCTATGTAAATGATAGAccttagttaataataatatatcaatattggcTCACCAATTATAACAACTGCACCACATTAATGCGAAATGTTATAATACGGAAAACTGTGTGCAGTGGAGAGGGGGTATTTGGGAACTGTCTGGTCCATttcctcaatttttctgtaaacataaaactgctctaaaaataaagtccattaatttttttttaaaggagaataagAGAAATCAATAGAAATGTCCCTGAGGAAGCACAGGCATTGACTTTCTAgacaaagactttttttaattgaagtaaagtcgatttacaatgtgttaatttctggtgtgcagtgtagtgattcagtttttaatatatatatatgtgtgtgtgtgtatatatatgtatgtatttcttttcacattctttttcattacaggcattacaaggtatggaatatagttccctgtgcactacagtaggaccttgttgtttatctttcataatatctattttatagtagttagtatctacaaatcccaaacttccaatttatccctccctaccccttccccctctggtactCCTAAGTTTATTTacatgtctgtgaatctgtttgtgttttgtaagtaagttcatttgtattttttttttagattccacatacgagtgatctcatatgatatttttctttctctgtctggctagcttcacttagaatgatgatttcgaggtccacccatgttgctgcaaatgacattattttattctttttatggctgagtagtattccattgtataaatagaccacatcttctttatccagtcatctgttaatggacatttaggttgctttcatgttttggctattataaatagtgctgctatgaaaattggggtgcaagtgtctttttaaattagagtttcctccagctatatgcccaggagtgggattgctggatcatatggtaagtctattttcagttttttaaggaatccccatactattttccataatggctgcaccaaactgcattcccaccagcagtgtaggagggttcctttttctccccaccccctccagcatttattgtttgtggactttttaatgatatggccattctgacaaagactttcagttttaaaagttaaCTACGTGCCTATAGTCTCTTTTCATTAGACTCAGAGAATCCtttattgtttttcaaagaacAGTCCTTTTATACCCTCAAAATGTTATACTTATCAGTTTGATCATCTAAAATTGTACAAAGGGAGCTACTCCCAGAAACTACAAGATGTTCTCAAGAGCCTACACCAGTATTCAATTTGGCACTATGCCCAGTCATAGGCTGCCACCAGCGACCCATCATGGGAGAAGGTCTAAAGaattcatttctctccttctccatggactaatctcatttcttttctgaaaaccTGATACATGGAGAATGTCAGCTGTGTTACTGGAAAACATTACTTATGATAAAAATGACCACTGAACAGTAAATAGCATCCAGGCTGAAAGGACTGTGTATGAACTATAAACACCAAGTAGAAATTGAACTCTATTCCCCGTCCTGTATCTTTGTGAGTAAACTGGGGCCAAGTGTGGCCTGTTAGGGCTTGTGTGTCTGAACGCTGAGATGAGCCTGAGAGGTCCTCCTGGTGGGCACTCCTGGTGCCAGCAGTGGGCTA from Camelus ferus isolate YT-003-E chromosome 2, BCGSAC_Cfer_1.0, whole genome shotgun sequence includes these protein-coding regions:
- the TLR6 gene encoding toll-like receptor 6 isoform X2, with product MWFHDWPGLFGQNLDAYQDVLKYSSNPLRDGHFNTMTKDKDSTVRSFHFVYIMTLIFVTIIQFSDESEFVVDMSKLGLTHVPKDLPPETKVLDLSQNNISELHLSDVSFLSGLKVLRLSRNRIQCLDVSIFKFNQDLEYLDLSHNRLQKVSCHPIMSLKHLDLSFNDFDALPICKEFGNLTQLNFLGLSATKFQQLDLLPIAHLHLSCILLDLEGYYVKENEKESLQILNTEELHLVFHPNNFFSVQVNISVNSLRCLQLTNIKLNDDNCQVLLKFLTELTRGPNLLNFTLNHIETTWKCLIRAFQFLWPKPIEYLNIYNLTIVESIDEEDFTYQKTTLKALKMEHVINRVFLFSQTALYTVFSEMNIMMLTISDTFFVHMLCPQVPSTFKFLNFTQNVFTDSVFQNCNTLARLETLILQKNKLKDLFKVGLMTKDMLSLEILDVSWNSLEYDRHDGNCIWVGSIVVLDLSSNILSDSVFRCLPPRVKVLDLHNNRIRSIPKDVTSLEALQELNVAFNFLVHLPGCGTFSSLSVLIIDYNSISNPSADFFQSCQKIRSLKAGNNPFQCTCELRDFIQGIGQVPSEVVEDWPDSYKCDYPESYKGTPLKDFHVSQLSCNTALLIVTIGVTGLLVAVTVTVLCIYLDLPWYLRMLCQWTQTRHRARNVPLAELQRTLQFHAFISYSEHDSAWVKNELVPCLEKEDIKICLHERNFVPGKSIVENIINCIEKSYKSIFVLSPNFVQSEWCHYELYFAHHNLFHEGSNNLILILLEPIPQNSIPGKYHKLRALMAQRTYLEWPKEKSKRGLFWANIRAAFNMKLTLITKNDDVPT
- the TLR6 gene encoding toll-like receptor 6 isoform X1 — encoded protein: MTKDKDSTVRSFHFVYIMTLIFVTIIQFSDESEFVVDMSKLGLTHVPKDLPPETKVLDLSQNNISELHLSDVSFLSGLKVLRLSRNRIQCLDVSIFKFNQDLEYLDLSHNRLQKVSCHPIMSLKHLDLSFNDFDALPICKEFGNLTQLNFLGLSATKFQQLDLLPIAHLHLSCILLDLEGYYVKENEKESLQILNTEELHLVFHPNNFFSVQVNISVNSLRCLQLTNIKLNDDNCQVLLKFLTELTRGPNLLNFTLNHIETTWKCLIRAFQFLWPKPIEYLNIYNLTIVESIDEEDFTYQKTTLKALKMEHVINRVFLFSQTALYTVFSEMNIMMLTISDTFFVHMLCPQVPSTFKFLNFTQNVFTDSVFQNCNTLARLETLILQKNKLKDLFKVGLMTKDMLSLEILDVSWNSLEYDRHDGNCIWVGSIVVLDLSSNILSDSVFRCLPPRVKVLDLHNNRIRSIPKDVTSLEALQELNVAFNFLVHLPGCGTFSSLSVLIIDYNSISNPSADFFQSCQKIRSLKAGNNPFQCTCELRDFIQGIGQVPSEVVEDWPDSYKCDYPESYKGTPLKDFHVSQLSCNTALLIVTIGVTGLLVAVTVTVLCIYLDLPWYLRMLCQWTQTRHRARNVPLAELQRTLQFHAFISYSEHDSAWVKNELVPCLEKEDIKICLHERNFVPGKSIVENIINCIEKSYKSIFVLSPNFVQSEWCHYELYFAHHNLFHEGSNNLILILLEPIPQNSIPGKYHKLRALMAQRTYLEWPKEKSKRGLFWANIRAAFNMKLTLITKNDDVPT